In Snodgrassella alvi wkB2, the DNA window TATTTGGAGCGCTGGTGCCATTGATACAGTTGTAACTATAGATGATGTGAAAAAATCATCTATATGAAAATTAACTACTTGTTGTATATTTAAAATATAAATATAATATATTTACAACTAAGGGGATAAAATGATTAATGGTTTTGAATGGAATCAGGAAAAAGCAGCAAGCAATATCCAAAAGCACGGTGTATCATTTGATGAAGCTGTTACGGTATTTTGGGACGAAAATGCTTTAATAATTAATGATCCGGATCATTCCGAAGATGAAGACCGTTTCATATTGCTAGGGATGAGTGAGAATTTACGTGTATTAGTGGTTATTCATTGTGAAAGAGGTAATACAATCCGTTTGATTTCAGCAAGGACAGCCACCAAGCAAGAACGCAAACAATACGAGGCACATTTATGAAAAAAGAGTACGATTTTAGTCAAGCAAAACGCAATCCGTATTCCGGACAGTTAAAGAAAACAATCACTATTCGGATTGATGAAGATAGTATTACTTATTTCAAAGATATGGCTGATGAAACCGGATTACCGTATCAGGTTTTAATGAATATGTATTTAAAAGATTGCGCCGAAAATAAGCGTAAGCTTGATATTAAATGGACTAAGTGAGTTTTTGTGAATTGAATAAGCTGCCAGTAGGCAGCTTTTTTTATGTCAAAAAAAATACCCTCAAGACGGAGGAGTTTTTGAGGGCTTTAAATTAATTAAAGGGGATTAAATTTAATAATACATTAATAAATGTAAATAGTCTATACATAGCAGCCGTTCTGACTGCTTTTTTTATTTATGAAAGGTTTGATATGTACAAATTAGGCAGTCGTTCTCTGAACAATTTACGCGACGTTGATGCCAATCTGGTTAAGGTCGTTAAGCGAGCCATTGAAATCTCTAAGCAGGATTTTACCGTTATTGAGGAGAAAAGAAGTAAGGAACAGTGTTTCATCAATTACGGTAAAGGGCGTACACCTAATGAATGCGTGAAAAAGGGAGTTGATCCGAAATACGCGCGGCCGAATGAAAAAAAAGTGACTTGGGTAAGTACACCGCTGGCGAGTAAGCATGCAACAGGGCGCGCAGTGGATATTTATCCGTACCCTATCAATAGGAAAGATAACGACCCGAAGATTCGCTGCAATTAATGAAGCCATGCAACAGGCAGCCAAGGAGCTGGGCGAAAAAAATCAACTGGGGCGGCAACATTTATCAAGGTATTGCCATTTAATATGTGCGAATTTTGATGTCCTCCACACTATAAATGACTAGGTTTTCGGCTATTTAGATAAAATAGCAATTTAATGTAATAATCTCTCTCTTTTTCTTTTCTTGCAATTTAAAACATAAATTTATGTTATAGCAAAACTGACCACCAAAATATTTTTCCAATAACAGTAATTGCTCCTGTATCAACCTCTTCATCAGGATATGAGTTAAAATTATAACTTTGTATCAGAATTTTGTTGCCAGGTCGTCTTTTTAGGATTTTGATACATAATAAACCGTCATGATTAATTGCGTATAATTTACCATCTTTAATCTGAGTATTACTCGTATTGATTCCAACAATTGCTCCATCTGGAATAGCTGGTTCCATACTATCATTATCAGCCACAATACATACTAAACATCTTAGATCAATACCTTTTTGATTTAACATTGTTCGTGAAAAGCGCATTTTCATATTATTAAAATTTTGTATATCTGATACAAATCCGTTACCTGCGCTTAAAATATTATCCGTATAAAAAGGAACTTCAATCTCATCATTCCCCAATGGGCATGATTCGTCATATATATATCTGGGTGCTCCTAGATGAAAGGCATTTGATTGATTAATTTTGATTTTATTGTCTTCTTCTTTAGCTAACCAACCTGATGGTAGATTTAAAGTTCGTTCTATATGTAAAGCCAAAACGTCGCCAACAGCCCTGCGATTAGTTACCCATTGATTAACTTGAGCCGGAGATCTTTTAATTGCCTCTGCAAATTTTACTTGGCTTCCGTTGAATGAATTATTTATTAAATACAATATTTTATCTCGTCTATCCATTTTTAAATCCTAATATTAGAGTTGTGAATTATAGTTAATTGTAAAATCTATTGTTTACCTAGAAATTGATCAGCTGTGTAACATTTAGAATTAATTAGTTTTTCTGCCAAGTTTATTATGGTTGCTTGGAATGTATACTATAGAGATTTAGATGTCCTTCAAACAAAAAACACCGGTAAACAGCTGCCGGTATTTACATGCAAAAATACTGTGTTAATACGGCTGAAATCATTTAAATAATGAAAATAAACTGTTAATTTAAATTATATATCAAAAAAATCTAAAGGTAATGCTTTCCAAAATTTACCGTGAATTATTAATCGATCTAAATCATCTGGTGCAATATCAAAATCTGTATATGAATAAAGTTTATTATCAGATATTACATTGATTACCCCCGATTTCCCTCTTGCTAGTCTTTTAATATAGGTATAACCATCAAATGTTATAAGATAAACTCCGTTATCTTGAAATTTATCTATATCAGTTTTAATGAATGTTATGGAGAGTCTGGGTATAGTAGATTCCATTAAATCCCCGTCAGGAGGCATAAGCTAAACACTTTGTAAATTTGTTGTGCCCAATAGCTTTATAATAGCATCGTTAGGAATCTCAACTGTCCTAAGAAGTACTGTACTGGAAATTCAGAAATTATGGTTCCTTGACCGCAAAAAGCACTCCTATCATATAATTTCAGGATTGTAGAATTGCTATTTACTGTTTCCAATGTGCTTGATTTTTGAGCTAATGAATCAGTGTCATTTGTTTTATATTTTGGACCTGTTCCATCTGCTAACCATTGAGCTGAAAAAGCTGTATTTTTTGACAGTTCTAACAAAGGTTTTTTACCAAGCCTGTATTACCATTAAACCATTGATTAACCAATTCTTTACTAAACTTAGCAAGATTGGCTAGTTCGATTTGTTTGCTGAGCCCACACTCAGCCATTAATTCTATTAAACGATCTCTTAGTGTACTAGGCATTTTATTTGTAATAAATATCGATAGAAAGTTTTATTATAATTTATTCTTAAATAGATCTACGCATTAAGCTAAAACAGACCACCAAAACACCCTACCAATTATATGTATTTCTTCCCGATTGACTTCTTCGTCCTTATATTCTGAAGAATTAAAACTTTGGATCAATAATTTGTTTCCTGGGCGTCTTTTTAAAATATTTATACGCAGTAATCCATTATGATTTATTGCATATATTTTGCCATCTCGAATATCTTTATCATCTGTATTGATCCCGATAGTACTGCTATCTGGAATAACAGGATACATACTATTGCCATTTGCTGTAACGCACACAACGGATTCTGGATTAATGCCGTGCTTTGCAAAAATAGAACGCGCAAAACAAAGTTTATATATATTGTAATCTTTGATGTATTCTGCAAAATCATTACTTGCCGAAAAACTAATTTCCTTATAAAACGGTACTTCTATTTCAATGTCACCTGAAGGTTTAGAATAGCCCCAGATTTCTAGAGTGCCGAGATACACAGAATTTGATTTTGAATTTTTTTGGTGTTCTTGATCCATCCATCCCTTAGGTTTATTCATGGCTTCTTCTAATTTTGAAGCCATATTTGATCCGATATTTTTTGCTTTGCCATTTTGAACAGGTGTGCGATTAATGATTTGATATAAGTAACTAGACTGTTTATATCCTGCTCTTTTAGCTAGTTGCGTTACACCTCCAGCTTCTTTGACTAATAGGTTTAAATTTTCAAGTCTTATTTTAGATGTAATTTTCATAACTTATCCTAAATAATTTCCAAAACACAATTCTAGTTTTGACTTTTTATTTTCACTAGTTTTTTATTAAAATTTTATCAATATATTCAAAAGATAAAAGGAGCGCTTTTATAGCGGTTTAATTATCAGGGATTGTCGTGTTTTATTTGCTTTAATAACTAAAAAAGTCCCGGTTAAACGGGGTGTAACTATCCCCTAAAATAGTACAGCAAGAAAGTAGAAAATTCTCTATGATATTTTTAAGGAGAATTTCAATATGAAAAAATTTTCAGAGCATCAAATTGTATCTATTTTAAATGAAGCTGAAGTTGGCATCTCTGTCAAAGAGCTTTGCCGTAAATATGGTATGGCCGTTTCTACTTTTTATAAATGGCGGGATAAATATGGCGGTATGCAATCTTCGGATATTAAGCGCTTAAAACAGCTGGAAGCTGAAAATCGTAAACTCAAACAAATGTATGCCGAATTAAGCTTAACCTCTCAGCTTCAGCAAGAAATAATAAAAAAGCTATAGTGCCAACGGCAGTTCGTAAGTGTTGGGCACAAACACTTCAGTCACAATACTGTGTAACAATTAAAATGAGTTGCACTATTGTGAATTTAAGTCGCTGTGCTTACTACTACCAACCTAAATCGGCAGATGACTCTATGATTATTTCGTTACTTAAGTCAATAACAGACAAGCATTTACGTTGGGGATTTCCTAAGTGTTTTCATCGAATCAGGAAACTAGGATATAAGTGGAATCATAAACGGGTTTATCGGGTTCATTGTCAATTAAAACTCAACATTCGTTCGAAACGAAATAAACGATTACCCCAGCGTTATCCACAACCATTATCAGTACCAAGTCGTCTGGGAGAATGTTGGTCAATGGATTTTATGAGTGATCGTTCTGAAAATCATCGTAGATTTAGAACCTTTAATGTTATTGATGACTTTAATCGTGAGGCATTAGGCATTGATATTGCGGTCAGTTTATCGGCAGGTAGAATTACCCGGTATTTAGATAGACTGGCTCAATATTACGGTTATCCATTAAAAATACGAGTTGATAATGGCACAGAATTTACCTCAAACAGATTCACAAGCTGGGCAAAATCACATGGAATAAGCATAGATTACATTAAACCTGGTAGTCCTTATCAAAACGGCTACATAGAACGATTTAACCGCACATATCGAACGGAGGTATTAGATTTGTATATATTTAAAAATCTGGAACAAGCAAGAAAAATAACCGAAGAATGGTTAGAAATATATAACACAGAAAGACCGCATGAAGCATTAAATAATATGACACCAATTGAATATAGAAACATGAAACAAATAGCATGATTTTCTACTTGGTTTGTGTGCTAACAATGGGGTATTTACACCTTTAGTATTCAAAATACGTTTTCTGATTTAGGGCAGAAGCAATGGTTTGAGACTGCGGAAAAATTTATTGCTCAGTTAGAAAAACCTGAAGACTGGAAAAAACCACATCGATTCTGTTTAGCCCGCTATGCAAGACAAGTGTTAGCTGATAGTATTTTTCATAAAAATTTAGCTTATTTTAGAGAGGTAGATAATATAACCAGATATATATGGCATTATATATATGGACTCCCGTTCACAGGAAGTTATATTGATTAGAAATTTAAATTTATTATCAGCTGAAGAGACAAAGCAGTTATTTATACTTAAAGAGTGGGAGAAACAGGCGTTTTCCTATCAGGATATTACATAGTGCGCTTTATGGTCGAAAATATCTGTATAAACGCATATATTATAGAAATAAATTTAAAGATTATTATGAGAAATATAACAATGAATTAAAAAATTTTATTGCTGAAAACAAAGACAATATTATTGGAAAATCTTAAAATTCATTGTATTTAACATAGATGACAAGGTATTCGAAATGATTATTAGATATACCTTTATTCTATAAAATATACTTAAAAAGATTATGGTGAAAATTTATAATAAAAATAGATAAGTTTGTCAGAGTCATATCCCGATGATGCTTTTGTAAGCTAAAAAGTAAAAGAAAGCGTATAAAAATAAAAGCATTGAACAAAAATTTTTACTTACTAATTGAGATTAGTAATCCTCAGAATCCATATTGTGAAGATAGAAATAAATATGAACCTATTGGGAGGTAAGGATTAATGATAAATTGTTACTTAGGACATAACTGATGATGTACTTAGTTGGTCTGGAGGAAAACTTCATCTGTATATGATGCACTTGAGCAGATTGTTTTGCGTATATTTTTGGAATATTATGATAAAATTTTTGTTCTTATAAAAGAAATAGAGGATGTCATAGTGAGCTTAGTCAATTAAAAAATCTTTTAGAGGGTGGAGGGTTAAACCCCAAAAGAAATAAACAGAAAGTAATTAAATTAAAAATTATAGATTGATGTTGATATGTTTACTTATATTTTATACATTAAACATATAAAATATAAAAAAGGATATAAAAAATGCAGACTTTATTTCGTTTAAGTTATGTAACTTATTCATATCATGGAAACAAGAAAATCTCACAGGAATCACCGAATTCTGACGATTTTGATGGTGAGGCATTTCAAACTTTAGGTATTTATAGTACTTATGAAATAGCTTTAGAAAGAAAAAAAAATTTTTCAAAAATTTATTATGTAAGTAATTTGAAAAGATTAGATATTGATGAGACTTATTTAGATGTGGATGAGTGGCGTGAAGGATTTGTCACTATATAAAATAAACAAAACAAAAAAATTAAAATGGGAGTTATTATGACGGAAAAAAAAGTATATGTTTTAATCCATGCTAAGGAAACAAAACAGAGCGGTATACAAGAATTTGTAATTGGTTTTTTTTCTTCCTTAGAAAGAGCAATTGAGGAAAAAAAGAAACGGGAGAATGTCTTAGGTTTTAAAGATTATCCTGAAGGATTCAGAGTAGAGGTATTTGTAATTGATAAAGATATTTGTCAAGAAATCATATATCTGTAGGCAAAAATTTATCCTATAAAATGATAGTAATATGCAGCTTCAAAAAATCTTTTAACTTTAAGCAATAAAAAGATAATAATGAAGCTGCATTAGATTTAGATAAACTATAAAATTGATAGTAGAAAAGAATATATAAAGAGTAAAAGTATTATTTAATTGAATTTTAAATATTATATATTCTTAAAAAAGTTGTAGTGGATTTTAAAAACAGATTTAAAAAGAAGATTGAAAAAATTAATATAACCTAGGAAAACCAGCAAAAGGTGATTCCATAAATTTTTAAAAACTGTTTCTTACAGAAATAAAATTTAATCTGGAAAATAAAGTACTATTTATAAGAGAGTAAAATGTTACAAACTGAAGTAACTATAGAATTTATCATATGCGGCCCTAATTTTAATCCAGATAGTGTAACCAAATTACTAGGAATTTCGCCTACAAAATATACTATCAGGGGAAGTATGAAAAATTGCAAATACAGCCCGGCTATAGAAACCACCTGGTGTTTACAGCATTGTATAAATTCACTAAATGATCTGGATCATCAAGTACGTCAGATAATTGATAGAATTGAAAACAAACTAAATATATTATTAACATTTAAAGAAGAGAATGATATAGATTTTGTATTCACAATTTATGGTCATGTATATAAGAATGAAAAGCGATCAGACATATATTTGAAAAAAAATACGTTAGATTTCATAGCTGATTTAGGTGGTAAATTAACGATAGATATTGAATTTTGGTAAATAGATATACCAAAATATATATAAACTATATAGTATTTGAAATAAGCGGATATACTTAGTTCGTAGAATATGTGATTAAGGAGATGATAATGTAAATTTATAGTGAAAAAGATAGAAAAGCTTGAAAAAGTTGCAAATATGAAAAATATGAAAAATATGAAAAATATGAATTGTCGATTGATAAAATGGAATTTTAAACATTAGTAGATTAAAACGGTTTTTATTTGTTTATAAGGCTTTATTCAGATTATAAAAGGAGAATGTAAAAGTAATATTTGATAACCAAGCAAAATATAAATTATTGAAAATTAAATGTATATAGTAAATGATGTTATCAACAAAAAAAGGTGTTTATCATTAAAGAAATACGAAATTTAAAAAAAAGAGATTCAGTAAATTTGATGATTAAGTTAATTAGAAATTGATAGTTATGTTTTGGAAATAAAGTTTATATTACAGATATAATTAAGATTTTTTGATTATGTTACTGGAAATTAGGATTTAGATAAGAAACTCTGGATTTAAAATTATGACTTGGTATATTACGTGTCTTATTATATTTGGTCTGTATATTTCATGCATGAACTGGCTGATATTTATCAACAATGATATTTTAAAAAGACATAGTTCTTCTTATGGTCTGTTTGTTGGTGGATTACTGTTATGTGGCGGTATTATGGGTATGCCTGCTCCATATAATCATTATTTTTATTTAGGTCTGTTTATTGATTTTGGATGTATACCCTGGTTACTTGTTGGAATACTATTTAGGATCTTTAAATATTTTAAAAAATGATTTAGATAAAAGAAAATGCAAGAAATGAAGCGTATAGATGTACCTGTTTAACGAATATACAGTTACATTTAAAAACTATTAGTGTGATAGAGCCAGTACAGAGTAAATTTAATTAATCAGTTGGGTATTGTTTTCTTAGCTATTTATGGAAGAGTTGTTGGTGCAGATAACGCCGGAAACAATATTTCAGATAGACGGTAATCAGTAAATTTTTAATCAAATTGTTCAGGCTTGATACTTGGGTGCTTAACATATATAGCATCCAACGCTTCCCAGAATGTATACATGAGTTGCCCTACAATTCTTCGATAAGCATGAAATTCCTCTTCAGAACATTTCTCTTGTATTTCAAATAATAATTCATTTAATTCTCCTATTGTTTTTAAATGCAAATCACTAATTTTCTGAGCAATTATTTGGTCGTCTATCATCGAATACTCCTTAACAATTATTATTGATTTACTTTCAAAAATCTAAACTAATTATTTCTAATTACAGAAACTGATTATAGTTTTCATAATTAGTTTATTGTACAGTGACAGTTAATTATTTTATAATATTTATATTAATTTGTATATTTTTAATATTTGATAAGTAATTTTAGATTACCAACAATTTTATTAATGAAACAAGGGGCCTACCTAATTAATACATATTTGGAAAAATTTGATTAATCTGGGGTGTTTTGTTAATTTTTAAAGGAATAATTATGAGTATAGTTACATTATATGAAAAATAGATGATTACAAAATTCCAGATATAGCTTTATACCACTGTACACAATAATAATGATAAATACTTAGACAGAGAAGATAAATTCGAAGAATTCAACAGATTATGTAATGTAGATGACTGCTCACCAACAATATATGAAACAGTTGAAGACCTCCAATTATTAATGAAGGATATTGGAAAGTATTGAAGGAAGCGTGTTTAAATAATTATAATAAGATATGTAATCAGTTAAAGGAAATATTTGTTGTTTGCAGAATGTGTTTATGGAATTATGATAGATATTTTTTAGTAATTAGTCCCTGGGAACCAGGTTATAAATTTGATCCTTCTGTTATTTCTGAAAAATATAGATTGAGTCTATCTGATACAGATGATTAATTATTTAAATATCTCAATTGCGAAATTGAAGTTTTTTGTTAATAAATTTATTAAAATATTACAAATAAATAGAATAAAATTTATATTCAATTAGAGTCATTTAATTTAGTCATAGTTAATAATAATTAAGATAGGCTAACAATATATATAGCCTTAATGAAATGAAGATTATATATAGTACAACAGAAACTAAAAATTTTTAGGATAAAAGTTGAAAGTAGAGAAAGAAGAGGAGTAGTATCAAAAAAAGTAAGGTGAAAGTAGATGCTTTTATTAAATAGGGAGTTACGATGAAATATCAAGATGGTAGTGAAATAAGGGCAGGAGATGAGATTCTTCTTGACGGAGGAATGACTGGTGTTGTCCTGTGCTGTTTTGATTCGAGTGAATATACTCCTGAGTTTGATTATGATAATTGGATTGATTTATTTAAGACCGGGCTGATGGTAGATTCGGATCAAATAGGTTTAATTTATTATTCTGAGCCAGATTTAGAATTTGAATTAGTTAGTAGAAAAAAATAGTTTATTAATTATATTAGAAATTTTGTTAATCATCGAATTTATAAAGATTCGTCTATATTGGAAATAATTAAAATTGGTATTATGTTCATAAATTTCATTATGTTTTTACTTGGAGTAAAGGGGAGTCAGTGCCATTGATAGCGAGGTTGATAAAAGAGTTAAAGAAATACTCAAAAAAGTAATAAATTTGAATATGATTCAAAACAATATTTAGATATTCTTCCAGAAAAACAACTCAGGAGAGCAATATATAGTCTCAGAAAACTATTATATTTATGCAGAGATTTCTTCAGAAGAAATGTTTAAGTTTATAGTTTATATGCTTTCTGATGATGAAATAATATTCAAGGTTAGTTTTTTGATTTTACTTTCTATGTTGCTTTAAAGATAAATTTTAATAGTCTTCAAATTTTAAATTGAAAAAATGGAGATTTTATGTGTAAGTTGTGACAACTTTTATCGTATGAACAGATTATTAAATCAGTTATTTAATAGGCAAGATTTAATGAATTAGATTGCAGATATGATTGAAAAATTAATAGAATTAATTCAGTTTTTATTGTATCATTTTATTCTATTCTGTTAGATAGTGATAATAAAGAAATCATTCAGTATATTTCGTCAATTATCTATAGTAATAAGTTAGTGAATAAACTATCTGATGAGGAGTAATATAGTAATGAGTGCCTTTGATGAAGAGATTGAAATTGAAATTGATGAGATAATCAAAAAAAGTAATAATTTTGGATATGATTTAAAACAATATTTAGATAATCTTCCAGAAAAACAATTAAGAAGAGCTATATATATTTTATCAAGACACTATTATCATATGGATGTTTCATCAGAAGAAATGTTTAAATTTATAGTTTATATGTTTTCTGATGATAAAATAATATCCCAAGTTACTTTTGATAATTTTGCTTATTATTTTGTATCGATGAGAGATTTTAATAGTGCTCAAAAATATAAATTGAAAAATATAGTAATGGAAAAAATGGAGATTCTATGCAGAAATTCCGTTGACCCTTATAATATGAACACTTTATTAAATCATTTATTTAGTAAGCAAGATTTGATGGATTATATTGCAGATCTAATTGAAAAATTAAATAGAATTAATTCTGATTTTATTACATCATTTTTCTCGATCTTATTTTATAATGACTATAAAGAAGTTATTCAGTATATTTCGTCGATTATCAATAGTAATAAGTTAGTAAATAAACTATCTGATGAGGAGTTAACTCTATTGAAAAGACAAATTTTGTAAACTCTTCGTTTTTAATAAAATATTGTTTTTAAATATTTATAATTTATTTGCTCATTCATATGGTTGTAAATATTGTTTTGGTACGGTTTGAACCAGCCATACTCCATTTTCCGCCAGATAGAATTGATATCCTGCCTGATACATTATTAAGGCGTGTATTTGCAGCACAATAGGGCTGCCATGACGTGTGCCGACTTTTATCGCAGTATTCACATCTGCTGACAGATGTACATAATGGCGGCTCCCTGCGATTAATCCTTGCTGTTTGATTGAATCCATAAATCTTGTGGCTGTACCGTGATATAAAAACTCTGGCGGTTTTTGCGCATTATGACTGATATGGACCTGATCAGTTGAATATCCTTGTGCTGCACGAATTTTTAAGCCATCTTCAGATATGGTAAATCGTTTTTTATCACTTGTTTTAACAACCACCTCGATAATATCTCTGGTGAATTGTTCTCCATGCAGGTTTGCCTGTTTGATTAAATATTCTATATTTACCCATCCCTGCTGATCTAAGGTGATATCTATTGTTTCCGGCTTATGTCTTAAAATATAGCTTAGAAATTTACTGGTTTTGATAATTTTCTCTGACGTTAATTTTGTATTCATATGTTCTATATTGTATTAATTTGAAACCATAGCTTATTAAGTTAAGTATTAGTTCATTGGTGTTGTGTTGGCTGATTTTAATATAGTGAATGTATATTAAAAATGAGGAATAGTATATGTTAAAAATATAAGATTGGTTGAAATATAGTTAGTTATGCTGAAAAATTTATGAAAATTCAGGGCATTAATTTTTACTATGAGGTTAACTTAAAGTATTGATGGGTAATGATGCGGTAAAAAATATATGAGGTCAGTAAAATTGTTAATGAAAATGAGTTATTGCGAAACAAATTTTCTTTTTAAGCTTGGTCTGCGTTGACACAACAGCTACTGGATGGTTTTTTATTGATGATAGTAATTAATTGTTTATCGCTTCAAAGCACGTGGATTTTATAGAATCAGGCTGTGGTTATAATATTGCTCAGCCTGATTCTATTAGGAAAGATTAAGGTATTAGTACTGCACGGCCATTAATCTGCCCTTTAATCAATTTATCGTATACTTCCAGAGCCTGTGAAAGGGGGTAGGTGGTGTATTCGATATTTATAATACCTTTTCTTTTCATGTCCAGTACTTCCATCAGTTCAACCCGTGAACCCCAATAGGGTGTACAAAGCGATGCTCCCCATGGCTGATTCATGCAGTGCCAGTCGAGTTTGCCGCCACCCAGACCAACTACTGTCCAGTCGCCGTTTAATCCGACTGTTTGTGCGCCCAAAGTGAGAGTTGGCTTATTGCCAACAAAATCAAGTACGACTGCACATTTCTTCACACCGGTAATACGGGTAATTTCTTCGACAATGCTATCGGTATCGCGGTCGGTACGTATTACATAATCTGCACCATATTTTTTGGCCAGTTCCAGTTTTTCATCATTGATATCACCGGCAATAATGGTGGCTGAATATAGCTTTTTCAGGATTTGTACAGCCATATGTCCTAAACCACCTATGCCGATTACGAGAACAAAAGCAGACGGTGTTATTTTGCCGGCAGAACGTTTAATTGCATGATAGGGAGTTAAGGCTGCATCGGAAAGAGGAGCCACTTCTTCCGGGTGCAGGTCATGCAAAGGTACGAGTAAACGGCTGGATGGAACAATCATGTATTCAGCCATGCCACCATTGGTACCCAGTCCACCGCCGAGGATCGGAGATTCCGATTGATGCTCACAGTAGTTTTCCATAGATTGCTGACAAGGCTGGCAATGTCCGC includes these proteins:
- a CDS encoding CopG family antitoxin; translation: MKKEYDFSQAKRNPYSGQLKKTITIRIDEDSITYFKDMADETGLPYQVLMNMYLKDCAENKRKLDIKWTK
- a CDS encoding NAD(P)-dependent alcohol dehydrogenase, with product MKAVRLHAQHDIRIDEIEKPKPKAGEMLIKIGAAGVCHSDIHLIESGIPAGAPAFTLGHENAGWVEELGEGVTDFKVGDAVMVYGPWGCGHCQPCQQSMENYCEHQSESPILGGGLGTNGGMAEYMIVPSSRLLVPLHDLHPEEVAPLSDAALTPYHAIKRSAGKITPSAFVLVIGIGGLGHMAVQILKKLYSATIIAGDINDEKLELAKKYGADYVIRTDRDTDSIVEEITRITGVKKCAVVLDFVGNKPTLTLGAQTVGLNGDWTVVGLGGGKLDWHCMNQPWGASLCTPYWGSRVELMEVLDMKRKGIINIEYTTYPLSQALEVYDKLIKGQINGRAVLIP
- a CDS encoding S24 family peptidase, giving the protein MDRRDKILYLINNSFNGSQVKFAEAIKRSPAQVNQWVTNRRAVGDVLALHIERTLNLPSGWLAKEEDNKIKINQSNAFHLGAPRYIYDESCPLGNDEIEVPFYTDNILSAGNGFVSDIQNFNNMKMRFSRTMLNQKGIDLRCLVCIVADNDSMEPAIPDGAIVGINTSNTQIKDGKLYAINHDGLLCIKILKRRPGNKILIQSYNFNSYPDEEVDTGAITVIGKIFWWSVLL
- a CDS encoding M15 family metallopeptidase domain-containing protein — protein: MYKLGSRSLNNLRDVDANLVKVVKRAIEISKQDFTVIEEKRSKEQCFINYGKGRTPNECVKKGVDPKYARPNEKKVTWVSTPLASKHATGRAVDIYPYPINRKDNDPKIRCN
- a CDS encoding S24 family peptidase, giving the protein MKITSKIRLENLNLLVKEAGGVTQLAKRAGYKQSSYLYQIINRTPVQNGKAKNIGSNMASKLEEAMNKPKGWMDQEHQKNSKSNSVYLGTLEIWGYSKPSGDIEIEVPFYKEISFSASNDFAEYIKDYNIYKLCFARSIFAKHGINPESVVCVTANGNSMYPVIPDSSTIGINTDDKDIRDGKIYAINHNGLLRINILKRRPGNKLLIQSFNSSEYKDEEVNREEIHIIGRVFWWSVLA
- a CDS encoding IS3 family transposase (programmed frameshift), with product MKKFSEHQIVSILNEAEVGISVKELCRKYGMAVSTFYKWRDKYGGMQSSDIKRLKQLEAENRKLKQMYAELSLTSQLQQEINKKAIVPTAVRKCWAQTLQSQYCVTIKMSCTIVNLSRCAYYYQPKSADDSMIISLLKSITDKHLRWGFPKCFHRIRKLGYKWNHKRVYRVHCQLKLNIRSKRNKRLPQRYPQPLSVPSRLGECWSMDFMSDRSENHRRFRTFNVIDDFNREALGIDIAVSLSAGRITRYLDRLAQYYGYPLKIRVDNGTEFTSNRFTSWAKSHGISIDYIKPGSPYQNGYIERFNRTYRTEVLDLYIFKNLEQARKITEEWLEIYNTERPHEALNNMTPIEYRNMKQIA
- a CDS encoding S24 family peptidase, yielding MESTIPRLSITFIKTDIDKFQDNGVYLITFDGYTYIKRLARGKSGVINVISDNKLYSYTDFDIAPDDLDRLIIHGKFWKALPLDFFDI
- a CDS encoding DUF4279 domain-containing protein, producing MLQTEVTIEFIICGPNFNPDSVTKLLGISPTKYTIRGSMKNCKYSPAIETTWCLQHCINSLNDLDHQVRQIIDRIENKLNILLTFKEENDIDFVFTIYGHVYKNEKRSDIYLKKNTLDFIADLGGKLTIDIEFW
- a CDS encoding BrnT family toxin; protein product: MINGFEWNQEKAASNIQKHGVSFDEAVTVFWDENALIINDPDHSEDEDRFILLGMSENLRVLVVIHCERGNTIRLISARTATKQERKQYEAHL
- a CDS encoding RNA 2'-phosphotransferase, with the protein product MNTKLTSEKIIKTSKFLSYILRHKPETIDITLDQQGWVNIEYLIKQANLHGEQFTRDIIEVVVKTSDKKRFTISEDGLKIRAAQGYSTDQVHISHNAQKPPEFLYHGTATRFMDSIKQQGLIAGSRHYVHLSADVNTAIKVGTRHGSPIVLQIHALIMYQAGYQFYLAENGVWLVQTVPKQYLQPYE